The proteins below come from a single Afipia felis ATCC 53690 genomic window:
- the rpsK gene encoding 30S ribosomal protein S11 has product MAKEATRVRRRERKNIASGIAHVNSSFNNTTITITDAQGNTIAWSSAGTMGFKGSRKSTPYAAQVAAEDVSKKAQEHGMRTLEVEVAGPGSGRESALRALQAAGFTVTSIRDVTTIPHNGCRPRKRRRV; this is encoded by the coding sequence ATGGCTAAAGAAGCTACGCGCGTCCGCCGTCGTGAGCGCAAGAACATCGCCTCCGGCATCGCGCACGTGAACTCCTCGTTCAATAACACCACGATCACCATCACCGACGCGCAGGGCAACACGATTGCCTGGTCGTCGGCCGGAACGATGGGTTTCAAGGGCTCGCGCAAGTCGACCCCGTATGCGGCGCAGGTGGCCGCGGAGGACGTCTCGAAGAAGGCGCAGGAACACGGTATGCGCACGCTCGAAGTCGAGGTCGCTGGTCCGGGTTCGGGTCGTGAGTCGGCGCTGCGCGCGCTGCAGGCGGCGGGCTTCACCGTCACCTCGATTCGGGACGTGACGACGATCCCGCACAATGGTTGCCGGCCGCGCAAGCGCCGCCGCGTCTGA
- the rplQ gene encoding 50S ribosomal protein L17 — MRHGKVHRKLNRTAEHRKAMFANMSAALIKHEQIVTTLPKAKELRPIVEKLVTLGKKGGLALRRQAISELRDHDQVKKLFDVLAARYKDRQGGYTRIIKAGFRYGDNAPMAVIEFVDRDVDAKGQDSGPVQNKDESEAA, encoded by the coding sequence ATGCGTCACGGAAAAGTTCACCGCAAGCTCAACCGCACCGCCGAGCATCGCAAGGCGATGTTCGCCAATATGTCGGCTGCGCTCATCAAGCACGAGCAGATCGTCACCACGCTGCCGAAGGCGAAGGAGCTTCGCCCGATCGTCGAGAAGCTCGTGACGCTGGGCAAGAAGGGCGGCCTCGCGCTGCGCCGCCAGGCCATCAGCGAACTGCGCGACCATGATCAGGTCAAGAAGCTGTTCGACGTGCTGGCGGCCCGCTACAAGGACCGTCAGGGTGGCTACACCCGCATCATCAAGGCGGGCTTCCGCTACGGCGACAACGCCCCGATGGCGGTGATCGAATTCGTTGATCGCGACGTCGATGCCAAGGGTCAGGATTCCGGCCCGGTGCAGAACAAGGACGAGTCCGAGGCGGCGTGA
- a CDS encoding DNA-directed RNA polymerase subunit alpha encodes MTIQKNWQELIRPNKLQVMPGADATRFATVVAEPLERGFGQTLGNALRRVLLSSLQGAAVQSVHIDGVLHEFSSIAGVREDVTDIVLNIKDISVKMQGEGPKRMVIKKQGPGVVTAGDIQTVGDVVVLNPELQLCTLDDGAEIRMEFTINTGKGYVAADRNRPEDAPIGLIPVDSLFSPVRKVSYKVENTREGQILDYDKLTLTIETNGAISPEDALAYSARILQDQLNVFVNFEEPRKEVVQEIIPDLAFNPAFLKKVDELELSVRSANCLKNDNIVYIGDLVQKSEAEMLRTPNFGRKSLNEIKEVLAQMGLHLGMEVPGWPPENIDELAKRFEDHY; translated from the coding sequence GTGACGATCCAGAAAAATTGGCAAGAACTTATCCGTCCGAACAAGCTCCAGGTCATGCCGGGCGCCGACGCGACCCGTTTCGCCACGGTGGTGGCTGAACCGCTGGAGCGTGGCTTCGGCCAGACGCTCGGCAACGCGCTGCGCCGCGTGCTGCTGTCCTCGCTGCAGGGTGCGGCGGTGCAGTCGGTGCACATCGACGGCGTGCTGCACGAGTTCTCCTCGATCGCCGGCGTGCGTGAGGATGTCACCGACATCGTGCTGAACATCAAGGACATCTCGGTCAAGATGCAGGGCGAAGGCCCGAAGCGCATGGTGATCAAGAAGCAGGGTCCGGGCGTTGTCACCGCTGGCGACATCCAGACCGTGGGCGACGTCGTCGTCCTCAATCCCGAGCTTCAGCTTTGCACGCTGGACGATGGCGCTGAAATCCGCATGGAATTCACCATCAACACCGGCAAGGGCTATGTCGCCGCCGACCGCAACCGTCCGGAAGACGCGCCGATCGGTCTGATCCCGGTCGACAGCCTGTTCTCGCCGGTCCGCAAGGTGTCCTACAAGGTCGAGAACACCCGCGAAGGGCAGATCCTCGACTACGACAAGCTGACGCTGACCATCGAGACCAACGGCGCGATTTCGCCGGAGGACGCGCTCGCTTATTCCGCGCGCATCCTGCAGGACCAGCTCAACGTGTTCGTCAACTTCGAAGAGCCGCGCAAGGAAGTTGTGCAGGAGATCATTCCGGATCTCGCCTTCAACCCGGCCTTCCTCAAGAAGGTGGACGAGCTCGAGCTTTCGGTTCGCTCGGCGAACTGCCTGAAGAACGACAACATCGTCTACATCGGCGACCTCGTGCAGAAGTCGGAAGCGGAAATGCTTCGCACCCCGAACTTCGGCCGCAAGTCGCTGAATGAGATCAAGGAAGTGCTGGCCCAGATGGGTCTGCACCTCGGCATGGAAGTGCCCGGTTGGCCGCCGGAGAATATCGACGAGCTGGCCAAGCGCTTCGAAGACCATTACTGA
- a CDS encoding acyltransferase family protein: protein MIRRNPSLDLLRGLAIAMVVLTHCSQTAASVIPGLRFFSSHYGELGVQLFFIVSGYTMMLTFGDKVDSASTRSFYIRRIFRIAPLFWAAIAFYLMMPTNPDQKMWAPDGIGTHEIILTFLFLHWISITAFNSVVPGGWSIAVEMQFYLLFPLLLCVFRKRHGPLICYAFIAVFTVIARLVADHVLEPHLAASLPANQNYLAHAFYYAWLPHQLICFGFGILLYDYVELKRHPTKGTLLLLGACLVSLWTCEVAILALLAFAVLALNIENPLAGFFGRHSYAIYLIHFTFVWMLRTTSLDLTLMFALVMGLSLGVSYFITEPLIERRFNRLGHELARPSPARPQPEYS from the coding sequence ATGATCCGGCGCAATCCGTCACTCGATCTGTTACGCGGATTGGCTATCGCGATGGTCGTTCTGACTCACTGTAGTCAGACAGCAGCCAGCGTCATTCCCGGCCTCCGGTTCTTCTCCTCGCATTATGGCGAACTGGGCGTCCAGCTATTCTTCATCGTCAGCGGCTACACGATGATGCTGACGTTCGGGGATAAGGTCGATTCGGCGTCAACGCGCTCGTTCTATATCCGACGCATATTCAGGATCGCCCCGCTGTTCTGGGCCGCCATCGCTTTTTATCTGATGATGCCGACCAACCCGGATCAAAAAATGTGGGCTCCCGATGGCATTGGCACGCACGAAATTATTCTGACGTTCCTGTTTCTGCATTGGATAAGCATCACAGCGTTCAACTCCGTCGTACCCGGCGGGTGGAGCATTGCCGTCGAAATGCAGTTCTATCTGCTGTTTCCGCTTCTTCTCTGCGTTTTCAGAAAGCGGCACGGGCCGCTAATTTGTTACGCATTCATTGCCGTCTTCACCGTTATCGCCAGGCTGGTTGCCGATCACGTGCTTGAGCCACATCTGGCTGCCTCGCTTCCAGCGAACCAAAACTATCTGGCTCATGCCTTCTATTACGCATGGCTACCACACCAGCTGATCTGTTTTGGATTCGGTATCCTGCTCTACGACTACGTCGAGCTTAAGAGGCACCCAACCAAGGGTACGCTTCTGTTGCTCGGCGCCTGCCTCGTCTCGCTCTGGACATGCGAGGTCGCCATTCTCGCCCTCCTCGCCTTTGCCGTTCTGGCTCTGAATATCGAGAACCCTCTCGCCGGCTTTTTCGGGCGCCACTCCTACGCCATCTACCTCATTCACTTCACCTTCGTCTGGATGCTGAGAACGACATCGCTGGACCTCACCCTGATGTTTGCGCTCGTGATGGGCCTGTCGCTGGGCGTCAGCTATTTCATTACAGAACCGCTGATCGAGCGCCGCTTCAACAGGCTTGGCCATGAGCTGGCGCGCCCTTCGCCGGCGCGCCCGCAACCGGAATATTCATGA
- a CDS encoding SDR family NAD(P)-dependent oxidoreductase — MKIDLSGTTALVTGSTGGIGYAIAKGLAGAGADVIVNGRGQAKVDQAIASIGKAVPSTKVRGVAADVSTAEGCAALVKAVPQVDILINNTGIFEPKPFFDIPDADWHRFFDVNVMSGIRLSRAYMPGMLKKNWGRIVFIASESAIMIPKEMIHYGMTKTAQLSVSRGLAELTKGTAVTVNSVMPGPTMSEGVETFVSDLAKQNGQSVETAAANFIKEHRPSSLIQRFATVDEIANMVVYVSSREAAVTNGAALRAEGGLVPTIA; from the coding sequence ATGAAGATCGATCTTTCAGGCACCACAGCTCTCGTGACCGGCTCGACCGGCGGAATCGGCTACGCGATCGCGAAAGGCCTCGCAGGGGCGGGCGCAGATGTCATCGTCAACGGCCGCGGCCAGGCGAAGGTCGATCAGGCCATCGCTTCCATCGGAAAAGCAGTGCCGTCGACGAAGGTGCGCGGCGTGGCCGCCGATGTGTCGACGGCGGAGGGCTGCGCCGCGCTGGTGAAGGCCGTGCCGCAGGTTGATATTCTCATCAACAATACCGGCATCTTCGAGCCCAAGCCGTTCTTCGATATTCCCGACGCCGACTGGCACCGCTTCTTCGACGTCAACGTGATGTCAGGCATCCGGCTGTCGCGGGCCTACATGCCGGGGATGCTGAAGAAAAACTGGGGGCGCATCGTGTTCATCGCGTCCGAGTCAGCGATCATGATTCCGAAAGAGATGATCCACTACGGGATGACCAAGACCGCGCAACTATCTGTCTCGCGCGGATTGGCCGAGTTGACCAAGGGCACTGCCGTGACGGTGAATTCCGTAATGCCCGGTCCCACCATGTCCGAAGGCGTCGAGACCTTCGTAAGCGATCTTGCTAAACAGAATGGTCAGTCAGTCGAGACGGCGGCGGCAAACTTCATCAAGGAACACCGGCCGTCCTCGCTGATCCAGCGCTTTGCGACTGTAGATGAGATCGCCAACATGGTGGTCTATGTTTCATCGCGCGAAGCCGCCGTGACCAACGGCGCAGCGCTGCGCGCCGAAGGCGGGCTGGTGCCGACGATCGCATGA
- the secY gene encoding preprotein translocase subunit SecY, with protein sequence MVSAAEQLAANLNFSSFAKADELKKRIWFTLGALVVYRLGTYIPLPGIDPNVWEQVFKSQAGGILGVFNMFSGGGINRMAVFALNIMPYISASIIIQLLQTVSPQLEALKKEGEAGRKIINQYTRYLTVVLAAFQAYGIAVGLQGAGNVVSHPGYFFLISTAVTLTGGTMFLMWLGEQVTSRGIGNGISLIIMAGIVAELPSAIANTLELGRQGALSTVLILAILIMAVVVIAVIVFVERAQRRLLIQYPKRQVGNRMFEGQSSHLPLKLNTSGVIPPIFASSLLLLPTTIASFNAGKGPEWFQWLNTQLGHGRPLFLILYLALIVFFTFFYTAIVFNPTETADNLKKHGGFIPGIRPGERTAEYIDYVLSRITVIGAIYLAAVCLVPEILISYASVPFYLGGTSLLIVVSVTMDTVAQVQGYMLAHQYEGLIRKSKLRGRRK encoded by the coding sequence ATGGTCTCCGCAGCGGAACAGCTCGCAGCCAATCTCAATTTCTCCTCGTTTGCAAAAGCCGACGAACTCAAGAAGCGCATCTGGTTCACGCTGGGTGCGCTCGTTGTTTATCGGCTGGGCACTTACATTCCGCTGCCGGGCATCGATCCGAACGTCTGGGAGCAGGTGTTCAAGTCGCAGGCAGGCGGCATCCTCGGCGTGTTCAACATGTTCTCCGGCGGCGGCATTAACCGCATGGCGGTGTTCGCGCTGAACATCATGCCCTACATCTCGGCCTCAATTATCATTCAGCTCCTGCAGACGGTTTCGCCGCAGCTCGAGGCGCTGAAGAAGGAAGGCGAGGCCGGCCGCAAGATTATCAACCAGTACACACGCTATCTCACGGTGGTGCTGGCTGCGTTCCAGGCCTACGGCATCGCGGTCGGCCTGCAGGGCGCGGGCAATGTCGTCTCCCATCCCGGATATTTCTTCCTCATTTCGACCGCAGTGACGCTGACGGGCGGCACCATGTTCCTGATGTGGCTCGGCGAGCAGGTGACCTCGCGCGGCATCGGCAACGGCATCTCGCTCATCATTATGGCGGGCATCGTCGCGGAATTGCCGTCGGCGATCGCCAACACCCTTGAACTCGGCCGCCAGGGCGCCCTGTCGACGGTGCTGATTCTCGCGATCCTGATTATGGCTGTGGTCGTCATCGCCGTGATCGTGTTCGTCGAGCGCGCACAGCGCCGTCTGCTGATCCAGTATCCGAAGCGTCAGGTCGGCAACCGCATGTTCGAGGGCCAGTCCTCGCACCTGCCGCTCAAGCTCAACACCTCGGGCGTGATTCCGCCGATCTTCGCGTCGTCGCTGCTGCTGCTGCCGACCACGATCGCGAGCTTCAACGCGGGTAAGGGGCCGGAGTGGTTTCAGTGGCTCAACACACAGCTCGGCCATGGCCGGCCGCTGTTCCTGATCCTGTATCTGGCGCTGATCGTCTTCTTCACGTTCTTCTACACGGCCATCGTGTTCAACCCGACCGAGACGGCCGATAATCTGAAGAAGCACGGCGGCTTCATTCCGGGTATCCGCCCGGGTGAGCGCACGGCAGAATATATCGATTACGTTCTGTCCCGCATCACGGTGATCGGCGCGATCTATCTCGCCGCCGTCTGTCTCGTGCCCGAAATTCTGATCTCGTATGCGTCGGTGCCGTTCTATCTTGGCGGCACCTCGCTCCTGATCGTTGTCAGCGTGACGATGGATACGGTCGCGCAGGTGCAAGGCTACATGCTGGCTCACCAGTATGAAGGTCTGATCCGCAAATCGAAGCTGAGGGGCCGCCGTAAATGA
- a CDS encoding adenylate kinase, with protein MRLILLGPPGAGKGTQAQRLVQNHGIVQLSTGDMLRAAVAAQTPTGLIAKDIMASGGLVPDEVVVSIIADRIEQGDARNGFILDGFPRTVPQAEALDALLKKKKLKLDAVIELRVNESALLARVEKRVAEMLERGESVRADDTPEVLSKRLSNYRAQTEPLVHHYSDKRKLITIDGMMPIEGVTAEIERVLAAVTKADETTQAAKHKVATKRAAGPSKRAASPSKARKAAKGAKKAAKGTAKKAKSKRVVKKAAKKATKKVAKKAVKKGTKKVSKSSSVTRGASRKKAVKAAGNRTGRAVKAAAGRGRKAAKKVAKRPSKAAKRLTKRR; from the coding sequence ATGAGACTTATCCTTCTCGGGCCGCCGGGGGCGGGCAAGGGAACACAGGCACAACGACTGGTTCAAAACCACGGTATCGTTCAACTCTCCACCGGAGACATGCTGCGCGCTGCTGTCGCCGCCCAGACCCCGACGGGCCTGATCGCGAAAGACATCATGGCAAGCGGCGGGCTGGTCCCCGACGAGGTGGTGGTGAGCATCATTGCCGACCGGATTGAGCAGGGCGACGCCAGGAACGGATTTATTCTCGACGGCTTCCCGCGCACCGTGCCGCAGGCGGAAGCGCTCGACGCTCTCCTGAAGAAGAAGAAGCTCAAGCTCGACGCTGTGATTGAACTGCGTGTCAACGAGAGCGCGTTGCTCGCGCGCGTCGAAAAGCGCGTCGCTGAGATGCTGGAGCGTGGCGAAAGCGTTCGTGCCGACGATACGCCGGAGGTGTTGTCGAAACGGCTTTCGAACTACCGCGCGCAGACCGAACCGCTGGTTCATCACTATTCCGATAAGCGCAAGCTCATCACCATCGATGGCATGATGCCGATCGAGGGTGTGACAGCCGAGATCGAGCGCGTGCTCGCGGCGGTCACCAAGGCCGACGAGACCACCCAGGCAGCGAAGCACAAGGTTGCGACCAAGCGCGCCGCAGGCCCCTCCAAACGCGCCGCGAGTCCTTCCAAGGCCCGGAAGGCCGCGAAAGGTGCCAAGAAGGCAGCTAAGGGAACCGCCAAGAAGGCCAAATCCAAGCGGGTGGTGAAGAAGGCGGCCAAAAAAGCGACCAAGAAGGTCGCCAAAAAGGCAGTCAAGAAGGGCACCAAAAAGGTATCCAAATCCTCCTCCGTGACTCGCGGAGCCAGCCGGAAGAAGGCGGTCAAGGCTGCCGGGAACCGGACCGGGCGGGCCGTCAAGGCGGCCGCGGGACGGGGCCGGAAGGCGGCGAAAAAGGTCGCCAAACGCCCATCCAAGGCCGCCAAACGGTTGACGAAACGGCGGTGA
- a CDS encoding ankyrin repeat domain-containing protein has translation MAAAGATVNSQLLEAAARGDALRVGALLSEGADLEARDRSGRTALLLATHGDHAEVARLLIAAGADVNAKDSISDTPYLYAGAEGRNEILKMTLAAGADLTSTNRYGGVALIPAAHHGHPETVKILLGTAININHINRLGWTALIEAVILSDGGPVHTEIVRLLVDAGADVNIPDREGVTPLAHARSRGYTQMVAILDKAGAK, from the coding sequence ATGGCGGCTGCAGGTGCAACGGTCAACTCGCAGCTCCTCGAGGCCGCCGCGCGGGGTGATGCGCTACGGGTCGGTGCGTTGTTGTCCGAGGGGGCCGATCTCGAGGCGCGCGATCGCTCCGGCCGAACAGCGCTGTTGCTCGCCACTCATGGCGATCATGCAGAGGTCGCGCGGCTGCTGATCGCCGCGGGTGCCGACGTCAACGCGAAGGATTCGATCTCCGATACGCCTTATCTCTATGCCGGTGCGGAGGGACGCAACGAAATCCTGAAGATGACGCTGGCGGCGGGCGCCGATCTCACCAGCACCAACCGCTATGGCGGCGTCGCGCTGATTCCCGCCGCGCATCATGGCCATCCGGAGACGGTGAAGATCCTGCTCGGCACCGCCATCAATATCAATCATATCAATCGGCTTGGCTGGACGGCGCTGATCGAGGCGGTGATTCTCAGCGACGGCGGCCCGGTCCATACCGAGATCGTGCGCCTGTTGGTCGATGCCGGGGCGGACGTCAATATTCCGGACCGCGAGGGCGTCACGCCGCTCGCGCACGCCCGCAGCCGCGGCTACACGCAGATGGTCGCGATTCTGGATAAAGCCGGCGCGAAATAA
- the rpsM gene encoding 30S ribosomal protein S13, with product MARIAGVNIPTNKRVIIALQYIHGIGQKNAADIMEKVKIPLDRRVSQLTDQEVLQIREMIDRDYLVEGDLRREVGMNIKRLMDLGCYRGLRHRRGLPVRGQRTHTNARTRKGPAKAIAGKKK from the coding sequence GTGGCCCGTATTGCAGGCGTCAATATCCCGACCAACAAGCGCGTTATCATTGCGCTTCAGTATATCCATGGCATCGGCCAGAAGAACGCCGCCGACATCATGGAGAAGGTCAAGATTCCGCTCGACCGTCGTGTGTCGCAGCTGACCGACCAGGAAGTTCTGCAGATTCGCGAAATGATCGACCGCGACTATCTCGTTGAGGGCGACCTTCGCCGCGAAGTCGGCATGAACATCAAGCGCTTGATGGACCTCGGCTGCTATCGCGGCCTGCGTCATCGCCGCGGCCTGCCGGTGCGTGGCCAGCGCACCCACACCAACGCCCGCACCCGCAAGGGTCCGGCGAAGGCGATCGCTGGCAAGAAGAAGTAA